In Macrobrachium nipponense isolate FS-2020 chromosome 30, ASM1510439v2, whole genome shotgun sequence, a genomic segment contains:
- the LOC135202316 gene encoding uncharacterized protein LOC135202316 isoform X2, with protein MATKGIRSYFLIPAVFVLVSLFYLYALQMPLGTQLRPKPRSAIEMADEDSPHYLIKTAGCTIPDIDPSHPSVVSYKSKKAEVLVCSKNRPLTEDSGLSLLYFEERLPDYKVPKKAVYCYYEGVDRKEQEPGKYNRKCDKQWKIKTKIPIKKKETPMKEDGILVTCVDTRRNNTAFYRNAHFFIQPRRAAQKRKAFQEKYGERSDEQLSIIFLGTDAVSRGNLRRHMPKTFQYLRENLHVIDLQGFNKVADNTDPNLTAYLMGISYDDLKSHKCTKASKTRYDNCPLIWKDFEKKGYVTAYAEDAPWMGTFHYNKIGFCKEPTDYYNRPYFYASDSTIGHSAGRRGYNGKLCQGARSSISLIHEYSLKIAEEFRDIPYFAYYWTASVTHDYLTSAVMADDPSLRYLKMLQEGGYLNHTVLLFVSDHGLRWGSFRSTYAGMLEERMPYVTMAFPQWFKERYPEAMKSLRTNTRRLTAPYDVHATLHDILDGSYADPAASLFKEIPKGRTCGDAGIPDHYCACEDSTTADPNDPHLREAAKETVNDINESLQNFPDCVQLSLDRVLHGRIGTARNATTPKKLDTVATTYLVSFVTKPGGAVMESTLKYHGGQYELTSDVSRVNKYGNQSHCINDDVVRKYCYCRDMLT; from the exons ATGGCCACAAAAG GAATTCGGAGTTATTTCTTGATCCCAGCGGTTTTCGTACTGGTGTCGCTGTTTTACTTGTACGCGCTCCAGATGCCCCTCGGTACTCAGCTGCGTCCGAAACCTCGCAGCGCTATCGAGATGGCAG atgagGACTCTCCCCACTACTTGATCAAAACTGCCGGCTGCACCATCCCAGACATCGACCCTAGTCATCCGAGCGTGGTCTCCTACAAGTCTAAAAAGGCTGAAGTG CTAGTGTGCTCCAAGAACCGGCCCCTGACGGAGGACTCTGGCTTATCTCTGCTCTATTTCGAAGAGAGGCTGCCCGATTACAAGGTGCCCAAGAAAGCGGTCTACTGTTACTACGAGGGCGTCGATCGGAAAGAACAGGAGCCTGGCAAATATAACCGCAAATGCGACAAGCAGTGGAA AATCAAGACGAAGATTCCTATCAAGAAGAAAGAGACGCCCATGAAAGAGGACGGGATCTTGGTGACCTGCGTCGACACGCGTCGAAATAACACTGCTTTTTATCGCAACGCGCATTTCTTCATACAGCCACGAAGGGCCGCCCAGAAAAGGAAAGCTTTTCAG GAAAAGTACGGAGAGCGAAGCGATGAGCAACTGAGCATCATCTTCCTGGGAACCGATGCTGTTTCGAGGGGCAACCTCCGCCGCCACATGCCCAAGACCTTCCAGTACCTGAGGGAGAATCTCCACGTCATAGACCTACAAGGCTTCAATAAAGTCGCCGACAACACAGACCCGAACCTCACGGCGTACCTCATGGGCATCTCCTACGACGACCTCAAAAGTCACAAATGCACCAAAGCAAGTAAAACTAGGTACGACAACTGTCCTTTGATATGGAAAGACTTCGAAAAGAAAGGATACGTCACCGCTTATGCAGAGGACGCCCCGTGGATGGGCACATTTCATTACAACAAAATAGGGTTCTGCAAGGAACCCACAGACTATTACAACAGGCCTTACTTTTACGCCTCCGATAGTACGATTGGCCACAGCGCGGGTCGGAGAGGCTACAACGGAAAGCTTTGCCAAGGAGCCAGGAGCAGCATCTCTCTGATTCACGAGTACTCGCTCAAGATCGCCGAGGAATTCAGGGATATCCCTTACTTCGCCTATTACTGGACTGCCTCCGTCACGCACGACTACTTGACGTCAGCAGTGATGGCCGACGACCCTTCCCTACGCTACCTGAAGATGCTGCAGGAGGGAGGGTACTTGAACCACACTGTTCTCTTATTCGTCAGTGACCACGGACTCAGGTGGGGGAGCTTCAGATCAACCTACGCTGGGATGCTGGAAGAGAGGATGCCTTACGTCACCATGGCATTTCCACAATGGTTCAAAGAGAGGTATCCAGAAGCCATGAAAAGTCTCAGGACTAACACCCGGCGGCTCACGGCTCCGTATGACGTCCACGCGACGCTTCACGATATTCTGGACGGTTCATATGCTGATCCAGCAGCAAG TCTGTTCAAGGAAATACCAAAGGGCAGAACATGTGGCGATGCCGGCATTCCCGACCACTACTGTGCATGTGAGGATTCGACAACAGCAGACCCAAACGACCCTCACCTCAGGGAGGCAGCGAAGGAGACTGTGAATGACATCAATGAGTCTTTGCAGAATTTTCCCGACTGTGTTCAATTGTCGCTGGACAGG gtACTACATGGGCGAATAGGGACTGCAAGAAACGCAACCACTCCTAAAAAGCTAGACACTGTGGCCACAACTTACCTTGTTTCATTTGTTACTAAACCAG
- the LOC135202316 gene encoding uncharacterized protein LOC135202316 isoform X1, producing the protein MATKGIRSYFLIPAVFVLVSLFYLYALQMPLGTQLRPKPRSAIEMADEDSPHYLIKTAGCTIPDIDPSHPSVVSYKSKKAEVLVCSKNRPLTEDSGLSLLYFEERLPDYKVPKKAVYCYYEGVDRKEQEPGKYNRKCDKQWKIKTKIPIKKKETPMKEDGILVTCVDTRRNNTAFYRNAHFFIQPRRAAQKRKAFQEKYGERSDEQLSIIFLGTDAVSRGNLRRHMPKTFQYLRENLHVIDLQGFNKVADNTDPNLTAYLMGISYDDLKSHKCTKASKTRYDNCPLIWKDFEKKGYVTAYAEDAPWMGTFHYNKIGFCKEPTDYYNRPYFYASDSTIGHSAGRRGYNGKLCQGARSSISLIHEYSLKIAEEFRDIPYFAYYWTASVTHDYLTSAVMADDPSLRYLKMLQEGGYLNHTVLLFVSDHGLRWGSFRSTYAGMLEERMPYVTMAFPQWFKERYPEAMKSLRTNTRRLTAPYDVHATLHDILDGSYADPAASKTKIPFAISLFKEIPKGRTCGDAGIPDHYCACEDSTTADPNDPHLREAAKETVNDINESLQNFPDCVQLSLDRVLHGRIGTARNATTPKKLDTVATTYLVSFVTKPGGAVMESTLKYHGGQYELTSDVSRVNKYGNQSHCINDDVVRKYCYCRDMLT; encoded by the exons ATGGCCACAAAAG GAATTCGGAGTTATTTCTTGATCCCAGCGGTTTTCGTACTGGTGTCGCTGTTTTACTTGTACGCGCTCCAGATGCCCCTCGGTACTCAGCTGCGTCCGAAACCTCGCAGCGCTATCGAGATGGCAG atgagGACTCTCCCCACTACTTGATCAAAACTGCCGGCTGCACCATCCCAGACATCGACCCTAGTCATCCGAGCGTGGTCTCCTACAAGTCTAAAAAGGCTGAAGTG CTAGTGTGCTCCAAGAACCGGCCCCTGACGGAGGACTCTGGCTTATCTCTGCTCTATTTCGAAGAGAGGCTGCCCGATTACAAGGTGCCCAAGAAAGCGGTCTACTGTTACTACGAGGGCGTCGATCGGAAAGAACAGGAGCCTGGCAAATATAACCGCAAATGCGACAAGCAGTGGAA AATCAAGACGAAGATTCCTATCAAGAAGAAAGAGACGCCCATGAAAGAGGACGGGATCTTGGTGACCTGCGTCGACACGCGTCGAAATAACACTGCTTTTTATCGCAACGCGCATTTCTTCATACAGCCACGAAGGGCCGCCCAGAAAAGGAAAGCTTTTCAG GAAAAGTACGGAGAGCGAAGCGATGAGCAACTGAGCATCATCTTCCTGGGAACCGATGCTGTTTCGAGGGGCAACCTCCGCCGCCACATGCCCAAGACCTTCCAGTACCTGAGGGAGAATCTCCACGTCATAGACCTACAAGGCTTCAATAAAGTCGCCGACAACACAGACCCGAACCTCACGGCGTACCTCATGGGCATCTCCTACGACGACCTCAAAAGTCACAAATGCACCAAAGCAAGTAAAACTAGGTACGACAACTGTCCTTTGATATGGAAAGACTTCGAAAAGAAAGGATACGTCACCGCTTATGCAGAGGACGCCCCGTGGATGGGCACATTTCATTACAACAAAATAGGGTTCTGCAAGGAACCCACAGACTATTACAACAGGCCTTACTTTTACGCCTCCGATAGTACGATTGGCCACAGCGCGGGTCGGAGAGGCTACAACGGAAAGCTTTGCCAAGGAGCCAGGAGCAGCATCTCTCTGATTCACGAGTACTCGCTCAAGATCGCCGAGGAATTCAGGGATATCCCTTACTTCGCCTATTACTGGACTGCCTCCGTCACGCACGACTACTTGACGTCAGCAGTGATGGCCGACGACCCTTCCCTACGCTACCTGAAGATGCTGCAGGAGGGAGGGTACTTGAACCACACTGTTCTCTTATTCGTCAGTGACCACGGACTCAGGTGGGGGAGCTTCAGATCAACCTACGCTGGGATGCTGGAAGAGAGGATGCCTTACGTCACCATGGCATTTCCACAATGGTTCAAAGAGAGGTATCCAGAAGCCATGAAAAGTCTCAGGACTAACACCCGGCGGCTCACGGCTCCGTATGACGTCCACGCGACGCTTCACGATATTCTGGACGGTTCATATGCTGATCCAGCAGCAAG CAAGACAAAAATACCCTTCGCCATCAGTCTGTTCAAGGAAATACCAAAGGGCAGAACATGTGGCGATGCCGGCATTCCCGACCACTACTGTGCATGTGAGGATTCGACAACAGCAGACCCAAACGACCCTCACCTCAGGGAGGCAGCGAAGGAGACTGTGAATGACATCAATGAGTCTTTGCAGAATTTTCCCGACTGTGTTCAATTGTCGCTGGACAGG gtACTACATGGGCGAATAGGGACTGCAAGAAACGCAACCACTCCTAAAAAGCTAGACACTGTGGCCACAACTTACCTTGTTTCATTTGTTACTAAACCAG